Genomic DNA from Nitratidesulfovibrio vulgaris str. Hildenborough:
GCTGTTCGTATACCAGTACCTGATGGAACTGTATGGTTTTCCCATCGTTTCGGAACGGCGAACGTCAAGCGCCCTCTTCGCCCGCCGACTCCACAAGATGGGCGAGAAGTTCCTCATACGGGTGCTTGGCCAGTCCGACCGCACCATCACCACCATCAGCAACGAGGGCGGCACAAGCCACTATCCGCGTCTCGACAAGATTGCGCTCGTCCGAATCGACAGCGACCAGGAAGACGCGTTGCAAGCCATCGACGAGATGGGAGCCTTCCTCGACCGGGAGAGGCGTGTTGTCATCATGCGCGTCTCCTACAAGCAGCACCGCTTCAACCCGGACAACGTAAGGCAGGACAGAGCCCTTTCGGTGGACAGGCAGGAGATCATCCACCCGCTCACCGGTGAGCCGTTGCCCAACATGAACATCATCAAGGACACCTCGAACATGTTCCTTCGCCTCAACGACATCGTCCGGGGCGAATACACGGGGCGCATCGTCTACAAACGTACCGAGATCGTCGAGAACACGGATACCGACGAGAAGCGCCTGAAGTTCCTCTTCTCATGGCTCTCGAAGCATCAGCGGCGGATGATCGGCTACAGCGACGAATTCTTCTCCAACGTCAGCAAGGTGCTCGACAACTACCTGCTCACGCCGGACAACTATGAATCGTTCGGGCAACTGCACGACCTCTATCAGGAGGTCTGGGCCAAATACAGCTACATCCAGCAGGCCCGCAAGGTGCGCTTCCTCGAAGACATCCAGAATCGCCTCTACCGTGGCGAACGCATAGGCTACAGGCGCATGCTGGCCGAAGCCGTGGCCTTGCTGCACGGGCTGAAATTCGAGATCGTCAGCTATTTCGATACGCTCGTGGCAAGCGTGATTCGCATTGGAGAGGCCATTCTCAATGACAGGTATCTTCTGCGCACCTACATCGAACGCCGCGACGAGGAACTTACGCGCGGCGGGCAGGAGATACGCAAGAACTATGGCAGACTCGTCTCGCTCATAGACGAATTCAAGGCCATACGCCGCTCACGTCACGGCAAGCACTCCACGATGACCACCACATGACCCATACAACCCTGCAACCCAGCGACAAGGAGACGGAGTTGTCTGACCTTCTGCTGACCCCACTCAATGCATGGCATCGCGCCCAAGGTGCGAAGATGGCCCCCTTCGCCGGTTGGGACATGCCCATCCAGTATGAGGGCATCCTCGCCGAACATCAGCACACCCGCACCCATGCGGCCCTGTTCGACATATGCCACATGGGCGAATTCGCCCTGCGCGGCCCCGGCGCGAAGCAGGCCCTCGCAAGGGCCGTCACCCACAATCTCGAGACGCTCAAGCCCGGACGCTGCCGCTACGGATTCCTTCTCAATGAGGCAGGCTGCGTGCTTGACGACCTCATCGTCTACTGTCTGGCCGAAGACGACTACATGCTCGTCGTCAACGGGGCCTGCATAGCGTCAGACTTCGCCGCCTTGCGCGAACGCCTTCCCGCATCGCTGCACTTCGAGGACATCTCCGCAGCCACCGCAAAACTCGACCTGCAGGGGCCGAAATCCATCGACGCACTGGAGGGGCTTCTGGGGAGGAGTTTCCGCGAACTCGGCTACTTCGCCTTCACGCACACCACCTTCGACGGTGCCAATCTCATGGTGAGCCGTACCGGATACACCGGAGAACTCGGTTACGAGCTCTATCTCCCATGGGACAAGGCAGAGACCCTGTGGACGCGCCTTCTCGAGAATGCCGACGTCAAGCCTGCGGGCCTTGGCGCACGCGACACTCTGCGACTCGAAGTCGGACTTCCCCTCTACGGGCAGGACCTCGACACGACCCACACACCAGCGGAAGCAGGCTACGAAGGCATGCTGACGAACACCGTCGACTATGTGGGCAAAGGGCGTGACCGTGAGGTGCGCGAGGTACTCGTCCCCCTCGCCATTCCGGGCAGGCGTGCGGCGCGGCATGGCGACGCGGTGGCCCTTCCCGACGGCACTGTCGTCGGCGTCGTCACCAGCGGTTCGTTCGCCCCCAGTGTCGGACATGCCGTCGCCCTCGCCTACGTCAAGAAGCCCCATGCCGAAGAGGACTCGTTCATCATCAAGGCCGCAAGGGTTGAGCTCGAAGCGAAGCG
This window encodes:
- the gcvT gene encoding glycine cleavage system aminomethyltransferase GcvT, with amino-acid sequence MSDLLLTPLNAWHRAQGAKMAPFAGWDMPIQYEGILAEHQHTRTHAALFDICHMGEFALRGPGAKQALARAVTHNLETLKPGRCRYGFLLNEAGCVLDDLIVYCLAEDDYMLVVNGACIASDFAALRERLPASLHFEDISAATAKLDLQGPKSIDALEGLLGRSFRELGYFAFTHTTFDGANLMVSRTGYTGELGYELYLPWDKAETLWTRLLENADVKPAGLGARDTLRLEVGLPLYGQDLDTTHTPAEAGYEGMLTNTVDYVGKGRDREVREVLVPLAIPGRRAARHGDAVALPDGTVVGVVTSGSFAPSVGHAVALAYVKKPHAEEDSFIIKAARVELEAKRAPLPFYAGGTARMKLQG